From Paenibacillus sp. PvR098:
TAATCAAGTTCCCCAGAATAACAGTCCCGGTCATGATGACCGTATTCATAAACCATTTAGGCACGTTATATGCATCATTCATAAAAAATAATTTGTAATTATCCAATGTCCAATTGGATACGCCCGTTATTTTATTGACATCCTGCATCGTAAGGAATGATGTGTATAGAGTATAGGCGAAAGGAAGCATAAAGATAAACCCGACTGCGATAATGAGGGTATAATTACTCAACAGAGTGAAACTTTTATTTTCTCGCAATGAATATCACTCCTTATCGTCCAACCATTTTTTCTGAAGGAATGTAATGATCATAATAATGAAGAAGAATAAGACGACCGCCGCGCTTCCATACCCAATATTCATATAACGGATACCATGCTGATAGAAATAAGTAACGACTGTACTGGTAGCGCCGGCAGGCGAGCCTAACGCTCCATATCTTGAAATCGCAGCGATTTGATCGTAAATTTGAAACCCTAGAATAGTCGCCACGGAAACGACGAAAAAAGTAATCGGCTTTAGGTAAGGCACCGTAATGTAGCGAAATTGAGCCCATTTGGATGCGCCGTCCATTTGTCCTGCTTCATATAAATCTTTAGGCACCTCTTGAAGCGCGGATAAGTAGACAATCATGCTGAAGCCGCATTGTTGAAATATAAATAAAATACTGACGAACAAAAGAGCATAATTCGTGTCGGCAAACCAAGTCACATTCCCGAACCCGAAGAGCGCAAAAAAGTCTGTAACAAATGTCCCTTTTTTAAACAGCATCATAAAGACGGTAGTAATCGCAATTTGAGAAGTGATATAGGGGATAAAGAAAACCGTTCTAAAGATGCCTTTCCCTTTTATTTTTTGATTTACCAGAAGCGCCATTAACAATCCCAGCACGGTTTGGATCGGAACAGCGATAACCACGATCTGCAGGGAATGAAGCACCGCCTGATAAAATTCAGGGTCATTCAATATTTTGATATAGTTCTCCAAGCCAACAAATTTGGCGTCGTTTAAAGCTGTGAAGCTTACATTCTGAAAGCTGCGGATAAAGGATTGGACAAAAGGAAATAAAAACCACCAAACCCATAAAATCAAAAACGGCAAACTGAACAACCAGCCTACGGCGTAATCCGAATCCGCCATTCTGCGAACCCATGACTGTTTAGGGGCACTATTGAGCTGTACATCTGCACTTCTATTCCCATAGGAAGCCATCGCGATCCTCCTTAAATCTCAAAATTTGGTTATAAGTCGAATAAAAAAAATCATTCCCGTTTCTCCTGCGGAAACGGGAACAGATGGATTATTGAAATTGTTGTTGAACGCTATCGAGAACATCCTTAGGCGATTTATTCGAACCACCAAGAATCGAGGCCTCCAGCTGCTTGACCAACTCGTCGATAAACTTCTTCGTTTCGGTTGGATAGCCGAAATCCGTACTGTATGCAAGGGCCGGTTCAACGGATTTAAATTCCGGATTTTCTTCGAAATATTCGGAAGACAGGCTTGAAACCGCCGAATTAAAACCAAGCTTCAAAAATTCGGTTTGCGTTTGGTCATTAGTCATATAATAAGCCGCTTGAAGCGCCGCTTCTTTATTGGCCGAATCTTTTAATACCACATAGGCGTCGGAGATCAATACACTTCCGTCTACTGTTCCTTTAGGAATCGGCAGAGCAACATATTTCAGATTCGGGTTGGCGTCCTTCAAATATCCTTTATACCAGTACCCCCCCGTTGTCATAGCCGCTTTGCCGCTCGCAAAGACCTCTCCATCCCAACCATAGCCCAAGGATTTTGGAGTTATGGCTACGCCTTCTTTATACATATCGAAGATCTTTTGCAAAGCTTGGGTATTCTCCGGTGAGTTGATCGTGGATCCATTGCCCCAGCCGCCGCCGTAGCTCTTCACGTAATTGGTAATGTGATAGGCGTCAAGATTGATCGTAATTCCGTATACATCGTCGGTTTTCAATTTCTTAGCCGCCGCTTCTACTTCATCCCATGTTTTTGGATAATCTCCAAGACCGGCTTGCTTCCACATATCCTCGTTGATAAAGAACATGGCCGGCATATTAATATTCGGAACCCCATATTGCTTGCCGTCTTTTTTCCAAATATCCATAGCTGAGGACGCAAAGCGGCTCATATCAACGCCCGCGGACGGAATCAGCTCATCCACAGAGGCGAATAGTCCTTTGTTA
This genomic window contains:
- a CDS encoding sugar ABC transporter permease produces the protein MASYGNRSADVQLNSAPKQSWVRRMADSDYAVGWLFSLPFLILWVWWFLFPFVQSFIRSFQNVSFTALNDAKFVGLENYIKILNDPEFYQAVLHSLQIVVIAVPIQTVLGLLMALLVNQKIKGKGIFRTVFFIPYITSQIAITTVFMMLFKKGTFVTDFFALFGFGNVTWFADTNYALLFVSILFIFQQCGFSMIVYLSALQEVPKDLYEAGQMDGASKWAQFRYITVPYLKPITFFVVSVATILGFQIYDQIAAISRYGALGSPAGATSTVVTYFYQHGIRYMNIGYGSAAVVLFFFIIMIITFLQKKWLDDKE
- a CDS encoding sugar ABC transporter substrate-binding protein, whose product is MKRLTGLMLSGLLIAGLTACGSDDGGNQAGDTSKKTTITMGFWGAAQDLKIYQDAAASISEQYPNIELKIKQYPSSEQFWNILPGEIAAGVAPDFIKISNEGAYEYINKGLFASVDELIPSAGVDMSRFASSAMDIWKKDGKQYGVPNINMPAMFFINEDMWKQAGLGDYPKTWDEVEAAAKKLKTDDVYGITINLDAYHITNYVKSYGGGWGNGSTINSPENTQALQKIFDMYKEGVAITPKSLGYGWDGEVFASGKAAMTTGGYWYKGYLKDANPNLKYVALPIPKGTVDGSVLISDAYVVLKDSANKEAALQAAYYMTNDQTQTEFLKLGFNSAVSSLSSEYFEENPEFKSVEPALAYSTDFGYPTETKKFIDELVKQLEASILGGSNKSPKDVLDSVQQQFQ